The following are encoded in a window of Streptomyces sp. SAT1 genomic DNA:
- a CDS encoding ABC transporter permease: protein MTTATIAKPQAKQPGRGSRRFSLPVLLLIIAGVLVLTSVVRLITGADGITSTGQMSTALRLAVPIGLAGLGGLWAERAGVVNIGLEGMMILGTWFGAWAGYQWGPWTGVLFGIVGGCLGAILHAVATVTFNVNHIVSGVAINILALGTTRYLSKFTFEGVPQGSSKQSPPIDSLGTFDIPGLSGWLDTLNEKHWFLVSDVAGLIGGLITDLSPLTVVAVALVPLSWWVLWRTAFGLRLRSCGENPVAAESLGVNVYKYKYLAVIISGGFAGLGGAFLSIVASNVYLDGQTAGRGYIGLAAMIFGNWMPGGLALGAGLFGYTDSLNLRGGTTNVHALILLLAILLVCGVAYLVWRRKLVPAVITAVISALMFVWYAGTSDVPKQVVTATPYIVTLLVLSLSAQHLRMPKADGLPYRKGQGK from the coding sequence ATGACCACCGCGACCATCGCCAAGCCGCAGGCGAAGCAGCCCGGCCGGGGCAGCCGCCGGTTCTCCCTGCCGGTGCTCCTGCTGATCATCGCGGGCGTCCTGGTCCTGACCTCCGTCGTCCGCCTGATCACCGGCGCCGACGGCATCACCTCCACCGGGCAGATGTCCACCGCGCTGCGCCTGGCCGTGCCGATCGGCCTCGCCGGGCTCGGCGGTCTGTGGGCCGAGCGGGCGGGCGTCGTCAACATCGGCCTCGAAGGCATGATGATCCTCGGCACCTGGTTCGGCGCCTGGGCCGGCTACCAGTGGGGCCCGTGGACCGGTGTCCTGTTCGGCATCGTCGGCGGCTGCCTCGGCGCGATCCTGCACGCCGTCGCCACGGTGACGTTCAACGTCAACCACATCGTCTCCGGTGTGGCCATCAACATCCTGGCCCTCGGCACCACCCGCTATCTGTCGAAGTTCACCTTCGAGGGCGTCCCGCAGGGCTCCTCCAAGCAGTCCCCGCCGATCGACTCGCTGGGCACCTTCGACATCCCCGGCCTGTCGGGCTGGCTGGACACCCTCAACGAGAAGCACTGGTTCCTGGTCTCCGACGTGGCCGGCCTCATCGGCGGCCTGATCACCGACCTGTCGCCGCTCACCGTCGTCGCCGTGGCCCTCGTCCCGCTGTCCTGGTGGGTGCTGTGGCGCACCGCCTTCGGGCTGCGGCTGCGCTCCTGCGGCGAGAACCCGGTGGCCGCCGAGTCCCTCGGCGTCAACGTCTACAAGTACAAGTACCTGGCCGTGATCATCTCCGGCGGCTTCGCCGGCCTCGGCGGTGCCTTCCTGTCCATCGTCGCCTCGAACGTCTACCTCGACGGCCAGACCGCGGGCCGCGGCTACATCGGCCTCGCGGCCATGATCTTCGGCAACTGGATGCCGGGCGGCCTCGCCCTCGGCGCCGGGCTCTTCGGCTACACCGACAGCCTGAACCTGCGCGGCGGCACCACCAACGTGCACGCGCTGATCCTGCTGCTGGCGATCCTGCTGGTGTGCGGGGTGGCGTACCTGGTGTGGCGCAGGAAGCTCGTCCCGGCCGTCATCACCGCCGTGATCTCGGCGCTGATGTTCGTCTGGTACGCCGGCACCAGCGACGTACCCAAGCAGGTCGTCACCGCCACCCCGTACATCGTCACCCTGCTGGTGCTGTCGCTGTCCGCGCAGCACCTGCGGATGCCGAAGGCGGACGGACTGCCGTACCGGAAGGGGCAGGGCAAGTGA
- a CDS encoding cytidine deaminase yields the protein MTQSAPTVDWAALREAARAAMSRAYAPYSGYPVGVAALVDDGRTVTGCNVENASYGIGLCAECGLVSQLQNSGGGRLTHFTCVDGKGDILVPCGRCRQLLYEFGGPDLLLETPAGILPLERMLPQAFGPEHLAK from the coding sequence GTGACACAGAGCGCGCCGACCGTCGACTGGGCGGCCCTGCGCGAGGCGGCGCGGGCGGCGATGAGCCGGGCCTACGCCCCCTACTCGGGCTACCCGGTCGGCGTGGCCGCCCTGGTCGACGACGGCCGCACCGTCACCGGCTGCAATGTCGAGAACGCCTCCTACGGCATCGGACTGTGCGCCGAGTGCGGTCTGGTCTCGCAGCTCCAGAACAGCGGCGGCGGCCGGCTGACCCACTTCACCTGCGTGGACGGCAAGGGCGACATCCTCGTGCCGTGCGGGCGCTGCCGCCAGCTGCTGTACGAGTTCGGCGGGCCGGACCTGCTGCTGGAGACCCCGGCCGGGATCCTGCCGCTGGAGCGGATGCTGCCGCAGGCCTTCGGGCCGGAGCACCTCGCCAAGTGA
- a CDS encoding thymidine phosphorylase, giving the protein MAMDAISVIRTKRDRGGLSDEQIDWVIDAYTRGEVADEQMSALAMAILLNGMDRREIARWTAAMIASGERMDFSSLSRPTADKHSTGGVGDKITLPLAPLVAACGAAVPQLSGRGLGHTGGTLDKLESIPGWRALLSNEEMLSVLDGVGAVICAAGDGLAPADKKLYALRDVTGTVEAIPLIASSIMSKKIAEGTGSLVLDVKVGSGAFMKTVEDARELASTMVGLGTDHGVKTVALLTDMSTPLGLTAGNALEVRESVEVLAGGGPADVVELTLALAREMLDAAGLKDADPAKALADGSAMDVWRRMIAAQGGDPDAALPTSREQHVVTAPSSGVLTRLDAYAVGVAAWRLGAGRARKEDPVQAAAGVELHAKPGDPVTAGQPLLTLHTDTPDRFAYALEAVAGSYDVAPAGTDFSASPVVLERIA; this is encoded by the coding sequence ATGGCCATGGACGCCATCTCCGTCATCCGCACCAAGCGGGACCGCGGCGGACTCAGCGACGAGCAGATCGACTGGGTCATCGACGCGTACACCCGCGGGGAGGTCGCCGACGAGCAGATGTCCGCGCTCGCCATGGCCATCCTGCTCAACGGCATGGACCGGCGGGAGATCGCCCGCTGGACCGCCGCGATGATCGCCTCCGGCGAGCGCATGGACTTCTCCTCGCTGTCGCGGCCCACCGCCGACAAGCACTCCACCGGCGGCGTCGGCGACAAGATCACCCTGCCGCTGGCCCCGCTCGTGGCCGCCTGCGGCGCGGCCGTCCCGCAGCTGTCCGGGCGCGGCCTCGGCCACACCGGCGGCACCCTGGACAAGCTGGAGTCCATCCCCGGCTGGCGCGCCCTGCTGTCCAACGAGGAGATGCTGTCCGTGCTGGACGGCGTCGGCGCGGTGATCTGCGCGGCGGGCGACGGCCTCGCCCCCGCCGACAAGAAGCTCTACGCCCTGCGGGACGTCACCGGCACGGTCGAGGCGATCCCGCTGATCGCCTCCTCCATCATGTCCAAGAAGATCGCCGAGGGCACCGGCTCGCTGGTCCTGGACGTCAAGGTCGGCTCCGGCGCCTTCATGAAGACCGTCGAGGACGCCCGCGAACTGGCCTCCACCATGGTCGGCCTGGGCACCGACCACGGGGTGAAGACGGTCGCGCTGCTCACCGACATGTCCACCCCGCTCGGCCTGACCGCGGGCAACGCCCTGGAGGTCCGCGAGTCCGTCGAGGTGCTGGCCGGCGGCGGCCCCGCCGACGTCGTCGAACTGACCCTGGCCCTGGCCCGGGAGATGCTGGACGCGGCCGGCCTGAAGGACGCCGACCCGGCCAAGGCGCTGGCCGACGGCTCCGCCATGGACGTGTGGCGCCGCATGATCGCCGCGCAGGGCGGCGACCCGGACGCCGCGCTGCCCACCTCCCGGGAGCAGCACGTCGTCACGGCCCCCTCCTCCGGTGTCCTCACCCGCCTGGACGCCTACGCCGTCGGTGTCGCCGCCTGGCGCCTCGGCGCCGGCCGCGCCCGCAAGGAGGACCCGGTGCAGGCGGCGGCGGGCGTCGAACTGCACGCCAAGCCCGGTGACCCGGTCACCGCGGGCCAGCCTCTGCTGACCCTGCACACCGACACCCCGGACCGCTTCGCGTACGCCTTGGAGGCCGTGGCCGGCTCCTACGACGTCGCCCCGGCGGGCACGGACTTCAGCGCCTCGCCGGTGGTCCTGGAGCGCATCGCCTGA
- a CDS encoding AEC family transporter, giving the protein MQGVLTGFAVIAVVIGVGYVLGRRGSLGEQGREVLTRLAFQVATPALLFTTLARADLSVVFSSRLLVTALSTAAAAGVFVAAGAVRRWGVGRTTIGALCSSYVNSGNLGIPIAAYVLGDASLVAPVLLFQQIVVTPVALTVLDLTGAGDKGPLWRRLLTPLRNPIAVGALGGVLVSGTGLSLPGPVLEPLTLIANMSVPAVLLAYGIALRGSAAPGRGLDRRPVLLSVALKAVCQPVAAWALAAGVFGLHGAALLDVVVTSALPAAQNLFTYASRYGVGEDLARESILLSTVLSVPVLVAVAALLG; this is encoded by the coding sequence GTGCAAGGGGTGCTGACCGGTTTCGCGGTCATCGCCGTGGTCATCGGTGTGGGGTACGTCCTGGGCCGGCGCGGCTCGCTCGGTGAGCAGGGCCGCGAGGTGCTGACCCGGCTTGCCTTCCAGGTGGCGACCCCGGCCCTGCTGTTCACCACGCTGGCCCGCGCCGATCTGTCCGTGGTGTTCTCCAGCCGGCTGCTGGTGACGGCGCTGAGCACGGCGGCGGCAGCGGGGGTGTTCGTCGCGGCCGGTGCCGTGCGCCGCTGGGGCGTGGGCCGCACCACCATCGGCGCGCTCTGCTCCAGTTACGTCAACTCCGGGAACCTGGGCATCCCGATCGCCGCGTACGTCCTCGGTGACGCCTCCCTGGTGGCGCCGGTGCTGCTGTTCCAGCAGATCGTCGTCACCCCGGTCGCGCTGACGGTGCTCGACCTGACCGGCGCGGGCGACAAGGGGCCGCTGTGGCGGCGGCTGCTCACTCCGCTGCGCAATCCGATCGCGGTGGGCGCGCTCGGCGGCGTCCTGGTCTCGGGGACGGGGCTGTCGCTTCCCGGCCCGGTGCTGGAGCCGCTGACCCTGATCGCCAACATGTCCGTCCCGGCCGTCCTGCTCGCGTACGGCATCGCGCTGCGCGGCAGCGCCGCGCCCGGCCGGGGGCTCGACCGCCGGCCGGTGCTGCTGTCGGTGGCGTTGAAGGCCGTGTGCCAGCCGGTGGCCGCCTGGGCGCTGGCGGCGGGCGTCTTCGGACTGCACGGCGCCGCGCTGCTGGACGTGGTGGTGACCTCGGCGCTGCCCGCCGCGCAGAACCTCTTCACCTACGCGAGCCGGTACGGCGTCGGCGAGGACCTGGCCCGCGAGTCGATCCTGCTCTCGACGGTGCTGTCGGTACCGGTCCTGGTGGCGGTGGCGGCACTGCTGGGCTGA
- a CDS encoding STAS domain-containing protein, producing the protein MSSGRRGCLPHVDARTPAVLVLTGPVTRDEVAGLCAAVRSLLEAGGPPGVVVCDVGGLGPPGLWAVDLLARLQLAARRSGGRIRLRDPDPALPLLLDLVGLAFETEGQPEQREPPLGVQEAVEPGDPAR; encoded by the coding sequence ATGAGTTCAGGCCGTCGCGGCTGTCTACCGCACGTGGATGCCAGGACACCCGCCGTGCTCGTGCTGACCGGCCCCGTCACGCGTGACGAGGTGGCCGGGCTCTGCGCCGCCGTACGTTCGCTGCTGGAAGCGGGAGGGCCGCCCGGGGTCGTCGTCTGTGACGTCGGCGGGCTGGGACCGCCGGGCCTGTGGGCCGTGGACCTGCTGGCGCGGCTCCAGCTGGCCGCCCGCCGGTCCGGCGGGCGGATCCGGCTGCGCGATCCCGACCCCGCGCTACCCCTGCTGCTCGACCTGGTCGGCCTCGCCTTCGAGACGGAGGGGCAGCCCGAACAGCGGGAACCACCGCTGGGTGTCCAGGAAGCAGTGGAACCCGGTGATCCGGCCCGCTGA
- a CDS encoding sigma-70 family RNA polymerase sigma factor, with translation MGDGTAATADLATQLEKHRVELTGYCYRMLGSSFEAEDAVQDTLVRAWRSHDRFEGRSSLRSWLYRIATNVCLDMLTAGGKRARPMDLTESTPLAQAALAPRPDHVWLEPVPDGRVLPTAGDPAEAAVAKESVRLAFMAALQRLPPKQRAVLILREVLAWRASEVAELLGTTVASVNSALQRARATLAEREESGAGAEVSDPLDEEQQKLLERYVKAFEGYDMTALTALLHEDAVMTMPPFDLWLTGPSDITGFMSTMGAACANSRLVPVRANGLPAFAQYKPDPEKGGYAPWAVQVLEVSAGRITGFHCFLDTQRWFPLFGLPLRLEGEADQVEQQG, from the coding sequence ATGGGCGACGGCACGGCGGCGACGGCGGACCTCGCGACACAGCTGGAGAAGCACCGCGTCGAGCTGACCGGTTACTGCTACCGCATGCTCGGCTCGTCCTTCGAGGCGGAGGACGCGGTCCAGGACACCCTGGTGCGCGCCTGGCGCAGCCACGACCGGTTCGAGGGCCGCTCCAGCCTGCGTTCCTGGCTGTACCGGATCGCGACGAACGTGTGCCTGGACATGCTGACGGCGGGCGGCAAGCGGGCCAGACCGATGGACCTGACCGAGTCGACACCGCTGGCGCAGGCGGCCCTGGCCCCCCGCCCGGACCATGTGTGGCTGGAGCCGGTGCCGGACGGCCGGGTGCTGCCCACGGCCGGGGACCCGGCGGAGGCGGCCGTCGCCAAGGAGTCCGTGCGGCTCGCCTTCATGGCCGCGCTCCAGCGGCTGCCGCCCAAGCAGCGGGCCGTGCTGATCCTGCGCGAGGTGCTGGCCTGGCGGGCGAGCGAGGTCGCCGAGCTGCTCGGCACCACGGTCGCCTCGGTCAACAGCGCCCTCCAGCGGGCCCGCGCCACCCTCGCCGAGCGGGAGGAGAGCGGCGCGGGCGCCGAGGTGTCCGACCCGCTGGACGAGGAACAGCAGAAGCTCCTGGAGCGCTATGTGAAGGCGTTCGAGGGGTACGACATGACGGCGCTGACCGCGCTGCTGCACGAGGACGCGGTCATGACGATGCCGCCGTTCGACCTGTGGCTGACCGGCCCGTCCGACATCACCGGCTTCATGTCGACGATGGGCGCGGCCTGCGCGAACTCCCGGCTGGTGCCGGTGCGGGCCAACGGCCTGCCCGCCTTCGCCCAGTACAAGCCGGACCCGGAGAAGGGCGGCTACGCGCCGTGGGCGGTGCAGGTGCTGGAGGTCTCAGCGGGCCGGATCACCGGGTTCCACTGCTTCCTGGACACCCAGCGGTGGTTCCCGCTGTTCGGGCTGCCCCTCCGTCTCGAAGGCGAGGCCGACCAGGTCGAGCAGCAGGGGTAG
- a CDS encoding MFS transporter: protein MSPADTGASTAVDASPAVSSDSPASSISPASSVSSADSRMAPGGPGYRRMSLALFLAGVATFALLYSTQALLPLISGEFGVAASEASWTVAAATGGLALFVLPMSALSERFGRRTVMTASLVVAVAVGLLVPFAPSLGALVVLRALQGAALAGVPASAQAYLAEEVRPKALVTAIGLFVAGNSVGGMSGRVITGWVAQEWGWRVAVGLVGLIAVACAVAFRLLLPAPRHFTPGSLRPRVLAGTVRDHLSDPLLRRLYAIGALFMTVFGGVYTVIGYRLTEAPFSLPQGIVGSIFLVYLVGTVSASTAGRLVGRLGRRGALYLAGATTAAGLLLSVPDSLVSVLLGLVLITAGFFAGHAVASSAVSRTASHGRAQASALYQSAYYIGSSVGSTVGATAFHGQGWDGTVGVGLLAVAGVVAITALGSRAARRTARREAAVA from the coding sequence ATGTCTCCCGCCGATACCGGGGCGTCCACCGCCGTGGACGCCTCCCCCGCCGTCTCCTCCGACTCCCCGGCCTCGTCCATCTCTCCGGCCTCGTCCGTCTCCTCCGCCGATTCCCGGATGGCGCCCGGCGGTCCCGGCTACCGCCGGATGAGCCTCGCCCTCTTCCTCGCCGGGGTCGCCACCTTCGCCCTGCTGTACTCCACGCAGGCGCTGCTGCCGCTGATCTCCGGCGAGTTCGGGGTCGCGGCGAGCGAGGCGAGCTGGACGGTGGCGGCGGCGACCGGCGGCCTGGCCCTGTTCGTCCTGCCGATGAGCGCGCTCTCGGAGCGTTTCGGACGGCGTACGGTGATGACGGCGTCGCTGGTGGTCGCGGTGGCCGTCGGCCTGCTGGTGCCCTTCGCCCCGTCGCTGGGCGCGCTGGTGGTGCTGCGGGCCCTCCAGGGCGCCGCGCTGGCCGGGGTGCCCGCCTCCGCGCAGGCGTATCTCGCCGAGGAGGTCCGGCCCAAGGCGCTGGTCACGGCGATCGGCCTGTTCGTGGCGGGCAACAGCGTCGGCGGGATGAGCGGCCGGGTCATCACCGGCTGGGTCGCCCAGGAGTGGGGCTGGCGGGTCGCGGTCGGGCTGGTCGGCCTGATCGCGGTGGCGTGCGCGGTGGCCTTCCGCCTGCTGCTGCCGGCGCCGCGCCACTTCACACCGGGCTCGCTGCGCCCGCGGGTGCTGGCCGGCACGGTCCGCGACCACCTCTCCGACCCGCTGCTGCGCCGCCTGTACGCGATCGGCGCGCTGTTCATGACGGTGTTCGGCGGCGTCTACACGGTGATCGGCTACCGCCTGACCGAGGCGCCCTTCTCGCTCCCGCAGGGCATCGTCGGCTCGATCTTCCTGGTGTACCTGGTGGGCACGGTGTCGGCGTCGACGGCCGGCCGTCTGGTGGGGCGGCTGGGCCGCCGGGGCGCCCTGTACCTGGCGGGCGCCACGACGGCGGCGGGCCTGCTGCTGTCCGTGCCGGACTCGCTGGTGTCCGTGCTGCTGGGCCTGGTCCTGATCACCGCGGGCTTCTTCGCCGGGCACGCGGTGGCCTCCTCGGCGGTCAGCAGGACCGCGTCGCACGGCCGCGCCCAGGCGTCCGCCCTGTACCAGTCCGCGTACTACATCGGCTCCAGCGTGGGCAGCACGGTCGGTGCGACGGCCTTCCACGGCCAGGGCTGGGACGGCACGGTCGGCGTCGGCCTGCTGGCCGTGGCGGGGGTCGTGGCGATCACGGCACTCGGCTCGCGCGCGGCCCGGCGCACGGCACGGCGCGAGGCGGCGGTGGCCTGA
- a CDS encoding LysR family transcriptional regulator, which yields MVHQQRSQGRLSPSGDTEVMTERTSEEITRLLAPRLAHFAGVARTEHVTRAAQEMRVPQSTLSRAMVRLEQDLGVDLFARRGRTVSLTPAGRTFLGSVERALAEITRAADEVRADADPATGKVAFGFLHTMGAETVPGLLQAFRADHPRVRFSLVQNYGEAMLERLRAGELDLCLTSPVPEAPDLVARRLDEQKLRLVVPAGHRLAARRRIRLAEAAEETFVTLEPGYGMRRIADALCREAGFTPRIAFEGEETETLRGLVAAGLGVALLPPPAVPRPGVAELTVTAPRAVREIGVAWLEGHPDTPPVAAFKKFLLSRRGRLLP from the coding sequence ATGGTGCATCAGCAGAGGTCACAGGGGCGTCTGTCACCGTCCGGTGACACAGAAGTCATGACAGAGCGGACCAGCGAGGAGATCACGCGGCTGCTCGCGCCCCGGCTCGCCCACTTCGCCGGGGTCGCCCGCACCGAACACGTCACCCGCGCCGCGCAGGAGATGCGGGTCCCGCAGTCCACGCTGTCGCGGGCCATGGTCCGGCTGGAACAGGACCTCGGCGTCGACCTGTTCGCCCGGCGCGGCCGCACCGTCTCCCTCACCCCCGCCGGACGCACCTTCCTCGGCTCCGTGGAACGCGCCCTCGCCGAGATCACCCGTGCCGCCGACGAAGTGCGCGCCGACGCCGACCCGGCCACCGGCAAGGTCGCCTTCGGCTTTCTGCACACCATGGGCGCCGAGACCGTGCCCGGCCTCCTCCAGGCGTTCCGCGCCGACCACCCCCGGGTCCGCTTCAGCCTGGTCCAGAACTACGGCGAGGCCATGCTGGAGCGGCTGCGCGCCGGTGAGCTGGACCTCTGCCTCACCTCTCCGGTGCCCGAGGCCCCCGACCTGGTCGCCCGCCGCCTCGACGAGCAGAAGCTGCGCCTGGTCGTCCCGGCCGGGCACCGGCTCGCCGCCCGGCGCCGGATCCGGCTGGCCGAGGCCGCCGAGGAGACCTTCGTGACCCTGGAACCGGGCTACGGCATGCGCCGGATCGCCGACGCGCTGTGCCGGGAGGCCGGGTTCACCCCGCGCATCGCCTTCGAGGGGGAGGAGACGGAGACCCTGCGGGGCCTGGTCGCCGCCGGGCTCGGCGTCGCCCTGCTGCCCCCGCCCGCCGTCCCCAGGCCCGGCGTGGCCGAGCTGACGGTCACCGCTCCGCGCGCGGTCCGCGAGATCGGCGTGGCCTGGCTGGAGGGCCATCCGGACACCCCGCCGGTGGCCGCGTTCAAGAAGTTCCTGCTCTCCCGGCGCGGCAGACTGCTGCCGTGA
- a CDS encoding alpha/beta hydrolase, producing the protein MAQQATPVRTARLGRTLGPEPATVSAVVLLLPAGRETSARRPSAVLAAASVRTLGRGLARAGRAEGLAAHVVHYRYSGWNGSEAHLAQDATWAVEETVRRYGDVPVCLAGLDMGGRAALRSAGHEAVNSVVALAPWLPEDDVAASPEPVRQLAGRQVLIVHGTNDERTDPELSFRFAERAKKANRDVCRFEVHSDRHGLRQYRSEVAALTADFVLGALFDRGFSRPVQDALAAPPPLGLRMPLAAGFGTTLRRR; encoded by the coding sequence ATGGCACAGCAAGCGACGCCGGTTCGCACGGCCCGGCTGGGAAGGACGCTCGGCCCGGAGCCGGCCACGGTGAGCGCGGTGGTGCTGCTGCTCCCGGCCGGCCGGGAGACGTCCGCGCGCAGACCCTCCGCGGTGCTGGCCGCCGCCTCGGTACGGACCCTGGGGCGCGGGCTGGCCCGCGCGGGCCGCGCCGAGGGGCTGGCCGCGCATGTGGTCCACTACCGCTACAGCGGCTGGAACGGCAGCGAGGCGCATCTCGCGCAGGACGCCACCTGGGCCGTCGAGGAGACCGTACGGCGCTACGGCGACGTGCCGGTGTGCCTGGCCGGGCTCGACATGGGCGGCCGGGCGGCGCTGCGCTCGGCCGGTCACGAGGCGGTCAACTCCGTGGTGGCCCTGGCCCCTTGGCTGCCCGAGGACGACGTCGCCGCCTCGCCCGAACCGGTCCGGCAGCTGGCCGGGCGCCAGGTGCTGATCGTGCACGGCACCAACGACGAACGCACCGATCCCGAGCTGTCCTTCCGCTTCGCGGAGCGCGCGAAGAAGGCGAACCGGGACGTGTGCCGTTTCGAGGTCCACTCCGACCGGCACGGGTTACGCCAGTACCGCAGCGAAGTCGCCGCGCTCACCGCCGACTTCGTGCTGGGCGCGCTGTTCGACCGGGGTTTCTCCCGGCCGGTCCAGGACGCGCTGGCCGCGCCGCCGCCGCTGGGGCTGCGGATGCCGCTGGCAGCGGGGTTCGGCACGACGCTGCGGCGGCGGTAG
- a CDS encoding adenosine deaminase — translation MTSQPARPGNAPGRDQIRRAPKVLLHDHLDGGLRPATVVELARATGYDRLPTTDPEKLGLWFREAADSGSLERYLETFSHTVGVMQTRDALVRVARECAEDLAADGVVYAEVRYAPEQHLEGGLGLEEVVEAVNEGFREGERAALAAGRRVRIGALLTAMRHAARSLEIAELADRYRDAGVVGFDIAGAEAGHPPTRHLDAFEFLKRANNHFTIHAGEAFGLPSIWQALQWCGADRLGHGVRIIDDIEVRADGTVVLGRLAAYVRDKRIPLELCPSSNLQTGAAASYAEHPIGLLRRLHFRATVNTDNRLMSHTTLSREFEHLADAFGYTLDDMQWFSVNAMKSAFIPFDERLAMINDVIKPGYAALKSEWLFRQTASTSGSSATEG, via the coding sequence ATGACGAGCCAGCCTGCCCGCCCGGGGAACGCGCCGGGCCGTGACCAGATCCGCCGGGCGCCCAAGGTGCTGCTGCACGACCACCTCGACGGCGGGCTGCGGCCCGCGACCGTCGTCGAGCTGGCCCGCGCCACCGGCTACGACCGCCTCCCCACCACCGATCCGGAGAAACTGGGCCTGTGGTTCCGCGAGGCCGCCGACTCCGGGTCGCTGGAACGGTATCTGGAGACCTTCTCCCACACGGTCGGCGTGATGCAGACCCGCGACGCGCTGGTGCGCGTGGCCCGCGAGTGCGCCGAGGACCTCGCCGCCGACGGTGTCGTCTACGCCGAGGTGCGTTACGCCCCCGAGCAGCACCTGGAGGGCGGCCTGGGCCTTGAGGAGGTCGTCGAGGCGGTCAACGAGGGCTTCCGGGAAGGGGAGCGGGCCGCGCTCGCCGCCGGGCGGCGGGTCCGGATCGGCGCGCTGCTCACGGCGATGCGGCACGCGGCGCGCTCGCTGGAGATCGCCGAACTCGCCGACCGGTACCGGGACGCGGGGGTCGTCGGCTTCGACATCGCGGGCGCCGAGGCCGGTCATCCGCCCACCCGGCACCTGGACGCCTTCGAGTTCCTCAAGCGGGCCAACAACCACTTCACCATCCACGCCGGCGAAGCCTTCGGGCTGCCGTCCATCTGGCAGGCGCTCCAGTGGTGCGGCGCCGACCGGCTCGGGCACGGGGTGCGGATCATCGACGACATCGAGGTCCGCGCGGACGGCACGGTCGTGCTCGGCCGGCTGGCCGCGTACGTCCGCGACAAGCGCATCCCGCTGGAGCTGTGCCCCAGCTCCAACCTCCAGACCGGCGCCGCCGCCTCCTACGCGGAGCATCCGATCGGCCTGCTGCGACGGCTGCACTTCCGCGCCACTGTCAACACCGACAACCGCCTGATGTCCCACACCACCCTGAGCCGCGAATTCGAGCACCTTGCCGACGCGTTCGGCTACACGCTCGACGACATGCAGTGGTTCTCCGTCAATGCGATGAAATCAGCGTTCATTCCTTTCGATGAACGTCTGGCCATGATCAACGATGTGATCAAGCCCGGATATGCGGCGCTGAAATCCGAATGGCTGTTCCGGCAGACCGCTTCCACCAGCGGTTCTTCCGCCACGGAAGGATGA
- a CDS encoding PspC domain-containing protein: protein MSALARPTHGRVIGGVCAALARRFGTSATTMRVIFLLSCLLPGPQCVLYLALWILLPAEGRAGRTAW, encoded by the coding sequence ATGAGCGCCCTTGCCCGTCCCACCCACGGCCGTGTGATCGGCGGAGTGTGTGCCGCGCTGGCCCGGCGCTTCGGCACCTCCGCGACGACGATGCGAGTGATCTTCCTGCTGTCCTGCCTGCTGCCCGGACCGCAGTGCGTGCTCTACCTCGCGCTGTGGATCCTGCTGCCCGCCGAGGGCAGGGCGGGCCGTACCGCGTGGTAG
- a CDS encoding VanZ family protein translates to MQLEGSACGSAAFRVRVAGSVLLAAHLALVAWLMLRPLDVPWVMPANLRPLTTIRADLALGGAQAVRRIGEGLVLLAPLGVLLPMAHGRIDSRPLPSGLRTTAAGALVSVGIALLQSGVPGRVVDVDTMLLNTAGVALVHGAVVPAVRARLRRRTVRPLRRTVPAEETAQGRTPTIPRVGIAP, encoded by the coding sequence GTGCAGCTTGAAGGGTCCGCCTGCGGCAGTGCCGCGTTCCGCGTCCGTGTGGCAGGGAGTGTCCTCCTTGCCGCCCATCTCGCGCTCGTCGCCTGGCTGATGCTGCGCCCGCTGGACGTCCCCTGGGTGATGCCGGCGAATCTGCGCCCGCTCACCACCATCCGCGCCGATCTCGCCCTCGGGGGCGCCCAGGCGGTCCGGCGGATCGGCGAGGGGCTGGTGCTGCTGGCACCGCTGGGGGTCCTGCTGCCGATGGCGCACGGCCGGATCGACTCCCGTCCGCTGCCGTCCGGGCTGCGGACGACCGCGGCGGGCGCGCTGGTGTCCGTGGGGATCGCGCTGTTGCAGTCGGGGGTGCCCGGCCGGGTGGTGGACGTGGACACGATGCTGCTGAACACCGCGGGGGTGGCCCTCGTGCACGGGGCGGTCGTCCCGGCGGTCCGTGCCCGGCTGCGCCGCAGGACCGTTCGGCCGCTGCGGCGGACCGTACCCGCGGAGGAGACGGCTCAGGGTCGGACCCCGACGATTCCCAGGGTCGGGATCGCCCCGTAG